CCGCTCGAAATCGACGTGGTAACTCTGCCCCTTGACCCATTCGATCAAAACAAAGAATTCCCGCGCGTCCGCCACGGAGAAGAGCGATCCGTCCCCTGCGAAGGCCCCGACGTCCACGGCCTTCACATGGCGAGGCAGCTTGCCGTAGGTATCGTAGTCCATCAACATGGCCTGTGCCCGGTCGGCCGGATGCTCATGGCCGAAAGGCCCCGGGCTCATGGTCGAGAGGACGACGCTCCTAACCTGCCCACCCATGCGGTAGGTCACGCGGATCGGCTTGCCATAGCCGAACCCCTTCAGGTCCGATTCGGACGATTCCTGCCCGATTCTTCCATAGGACAGCAACTCGGTTCCCCGCCCGAACCGCTGCCGCAAATACTGTTCAAGGTGGCGTTTCTTCAGGGTCGGCATGCCCATTCCTTTCGCAAGTCACCTGTTGTGCGGACGATCCGGACGGACGATCCAGTGAATGACGCATAGGGCTGCATGGATCGTCGATGGACTGTGGAGAAATGCGCCACAGGACGACTGTTCCAACGCCAGTTCCCACAGCAGGACGGTCCCTTTATGCCGATCCAAGACGAGACCGGCCAAGGGCACAGGCCTTGCTGTGTGAGAAGGTTGTCAACTGGACGAGACAGGAGGAGACCATCATGGACCTTGAAATTCAAAGCCGCAATGTCGCCATGACGCCACGATGGAAAACCGAGATCGAAGAGCGGATGGCGGACCTTCAACGCGGGCATGCGGACATGTTGCATGCTCGGGTCAGCCTGATCAAGAACCGGCGTCACAAAAAGCTGAAGAATGTCGCCGAGGCGACGGTCGTGATCACGCTCCCGAGACGGCAGGTGGTCACGGCGCGCAAGGAGGACAAGACCTTCGAGGAGGCGATCCGGGCCGCTTTTGCCGCGGTCCAGACCGAGTTGCAGAAGTTTCGCGACAAGCGGACCAGCAAAGACCTGCGCCTTCCGCCCCTGCCGCCGTCGCGCGGCGTGGTCTGCAAGCTCTTTCCCAAGTCCGGCTACGGGTTCATTCTTCAGGAAGGGGGCGGGGAAGTCTACTTTCATAAGAACGCCTTACGGGGCTTGGCCTTTGACGAGCTGGAGGACGGCACGGAAGTCCTCTTCAACGTCGAGCAGGGGGAGAAGGGGCCGCAGGCGACGACGGTCCAGCCCCTGCCCGCCCTTTCCCACGTGTAAGCGACTGTCCCTGCAGGAGTCCCGGCGCCATGGATAAATTCAAACTGCCGCCCTCGTTGCTGACTCCCGTCATTGACCCGGAGGGGTTGGGCTTTGAACAAACGGGCGAGTTGACGCCGCTCGATGAGACGATCGGCCAGGAGCGCGCGGTCGAGGCCTTGGAATTCGGACTCCACATGAAGGGTCCCGGCTTCAACCTCTACGTCGCCGGCCCGGCCGGCACCGGCAAGGCCTCCTTGGTGCGCCGCATGGTCCGGCGGATGGCGCGAGAGGAGCCGCCCCCGCCGGATTGGTGCTATGTGAACAATTTCCAGGATCCCTCTCAGCCAAGCTGCTTGCGCTTTCCCGCCGGACAGGGCCGCGTCTTTGCACAGGCCATGGCGGTCTTCGTCCAAGGCCTTCGCCGGGACATTCCTACGACCTTTGAAAGCAAACCCTACCTGGACGCCAAGGCCAAGATTCACGACGAAACGGAAGCGAAAAAGAAGGCGCTGTTCCGGGAGCTGCATGAATTCGGCCGCGAGCACGGGTTCGGCTTTGAGGAGCTGCCGATGGGCTTCGGCCTGGTCCCGTTGAGATCCGGCCGGCCCATGACCGAGGAAGAGATCGAGCAGCTTTCCGATCACGAACGGCGTGCCCTCAGCGAGCAGCGCAAGGCGCTCGAAAGCGAGATCCGTGAGTTTCATGTCCGCATCCATGCGCTCGACCATGAGGCGGAGCGGCGGCTGTTGGACCTGGACCGGCAGGTCGTGCAGACGGTCATGGAAGATCGCTTTGCGGCGGTGCGGCAGGCCTATCAGGCCATGCCGGATGTCCGCGCTTATCTCGACCGCCTGCATGAAGACGTGGTGACGCATTATCGGGACTTCCTGCCGAAAGACAAGCCGGCGCTGCCCTTTCTTGCGATCGACGGGGCCTCGCCCAGAACCGACCTGACCCGCTACCAGGTCAACCTGCTGGTGGAACATGCCGCGGACCAGGGCGCGCCGGTGATTGATGAATCGCATCCGACCTATGCCAACTTGATCGGAAAGATCGAGCGGAAGGCCCATATGGGCGTCATGTACACGGACTTCACGGAGATCAAAGCCGGCGCGCTGCTGCGGGCGAACGGCGGCTATCTCGTCCTGAGCGCGGTCGACGTCCTGCGCCAGCCGTTCTCCTGGGATGCGTTGAAGCGGGTCCTGAAGACCGGCCACCTCACGATCGAGGACGCGAGCGAATACGTCGGCTTCTCGACCATCGGGCTCAAGCCGGAGCCCATACCCGTCGACGTGAAGGTCATTCTCGTGGGCCCGCCGATCGTGTACCAGCTCTTGCAGGCCTACGAGGAGGACTTTCGCAAGATCTTCAAGGTCAAGGCCGACTTCGATGTGGATATCGAGCGGAGCGAGCAACAGGACCGCCAATATGCCCGCTTCATCGCTCGGGTCTGCCGCGACGAGCAGCTTCCCCACTTCAGCAAGGAGGCGGTCGCCGCGGTCATCCACCGGGGATTCCGCCTGGCCGAGCGGCACGATCGCCTGTCCCTGCGCTTCAGCCTCATCTCGGACCTGATCCGCGAGGCCGGATTCTGGGCGCAGCGGGACGGCCGCCGGTTGGTGACCGACGCCGATGTCGAAACCGCGATCGACCACAAGCGCCGCCGCTCGAATCTCGCCGAACAATGGATTCAGGATGAGATCCGCGAAGGCACCTTGCTGGTGGACGTGGACGGCGAGGTGATGGGCCAGGTCAACGGGCTCTCCCTGCACCTGCTCGGCGACTATGCCTTCGGGCGGCCCTGCCGGATCACCGCCCGCGTGTCGGTCGGGACCAAAGGCGTGATCGACATCCAACGGGAAGCCGAGCTGGCCGGCCACGTGCACAGCAAGGGCGTGCTCACGCTCGCCGGTTATCTGGCCGGCAAATTCGCCGG
The DNA window shown above is from Nitrospira tepida and carries:
- a CDS encoding cold shock domain-containing protein, whose product is MDLEIQSRNVAMTPRWKTEIEERMADLQRGHADMLHARVSLIKNRRHKKLKNVAEATVVITLPRRQVVTARKEDKTFEEAIRAAFAAVQTELQKFRDKRTSKDLRLPPLPPSRGVVCKLFPKSGYGFILQEGGGEVYFHKNALRGLAFDELEDGTEVLFNVEQGEKGPQATTVQPLPALSHV
- a CDS encoding Lon protease family protein, with amino-acid sequence MDKFKLPPSLLTPVIDPEGLGFEQTGELTPLDETIGQERAVEALEFGLHMKGPGFNLYVAGPAGTGKASLVRRMVRRMAREEPPPPDWCYVNNFQDPSQPSCLRFPAGQGRVFAQAMAVFVQGLRRDIPTTFESKPYLDAKAKIHDETEAKKKALFRELHEFGREHGFGFEELPMGFGLVPLRSGRPMTEEEIEQLSDHERRALSEQRKALESEIREFHVRIHALDHEAERRLLDLDRQVVQTVMEDRFAAVRQAYQAMPDVRAYLDRLHEDVVTHYRDFLPKDKPALPFLAIDGASPRTDLTRYQVNLLVEHAADQGAPVIDESHPTYANLIGKIERKAHMGVMYTDFTEIKAGALLRANGGYLVLSAVDVLRQPFSWDALKRVLKTGHLTIEDASEYVGFSTIGLKPEPIPVDVKVILVGPPIVYQLLQAYEEDFRKIFKVKADFDVDIERSEQQDRQYARFIARVCRDEQLPHFSKEAVAAVIHRGFRLAERHDRLSLRFSLISDLIREAGFWAQRDGRRLVTDADVETAIDHKRRRSNLAEQWIQDEIREGTLLVDVDGEVMGQVNGLSLHLLGDYAFGRPCRITARVSVGTKGVIDIQREAELAGHVHSKGVLTLAGYLAGKFAGTHPFALNATLTFEQTYSEVEGDSAAAAELIAILSSLAEVPVKQSLAITGSVNQLGEIQPIGGVNEKIEGFFETCRRRGLTGRQGVIIPARNIKHLALRPEVVKAVETGTFAVYGVNSVEEAVELMTGLAAGERDREGFYPEESLFGRVDLRMEELAQIVASWGEMVAKASSGPVETGKESARPSSPARLRSRHLPTTPHPE